Within Leishmania infantum JPCM5 genome chromosome 5, the genomic segment cgccaaGAATGCGCCGTCCTTACAGAGGCGCAGACGGCCCTGCAGGCGCAACTCACCAACCGCACCCGCGAGCACCAAGCCGCCGTCACTGCCCTGCATCGtctgcaggaggcgcacgcgcaacTCACCAACGCTCACACGAGGCAGGAGGAGATGTGGGCCACGCGCCTGGCGCAGGCTGCtgagctccagcagcaggccaGCAACTACGCACAGAAGCTCGAGGCAGCGTTACTGGATAAGGAGCGGCTAatgtctgctgctgcggcatcgactgagcagcagcttcgacGCGAGGTCCTCGAAGCCGCCAAGAAACGTGTGGCCGTGTTTTTGAAGCAGCTTAACGCCTGCGCAGAGCAGCTGCAAGGCTCTCTGGCAAGTCTCTCCAACTCACCACCGTTGTCTGCACTCGCCGCTTCGACCGTGGCAGGGGGCACCGTACAGAAGGTGTCATCGACCGCCTCGCCGGAGCCCTCCCCGCCAGGGGCGTCTTCATCGGCGTactccgcctctctctcacccttACCACAGTCTTTCGGTCAATCGCTCCTGCTGCCCGAGAGctcggctgctgcatcgATGTAGCGCCGTGCGCCTACTCGTGACGAGGCAAAGAGACAGGAGTGGACCGCTCTggcccaccccctcttctcgATTCATCATCTACCGCGGAGGACACTTGTTTGTGTGGACCAGGACACGgccgcatgcacacacatcgTTATCAGCGTCATGATGAACGCatacgcgcaggcgcacagagagagacgcgcgcacCTCTCTGAATTCCGGAGGCAGCTGCGACTTAGAGTAGAGCTTTCAAGGCCcacctcgctgccgttgtccCTTGCTGGCGCGGGAACGCTTCAGAGATGGGCGTGCGCCGTCTTTTCTGAAGACAGAGCTACatccgcctctctcctcgaGCTCGCTGTGTGCTGTGCTCGCGTGCTCTCTGACCCACCATCTGGCACTCTTCTCCACCTTCCTCGCGCCCGCCTTCTTCACAGAAGCGTCGTCTCCCCGGCGCAGGCACAGCGACGCGCTCCCTGCTCGCTGATGCCCGTCACATACTCAcctttccctttctctttgCCGTGTTCACTCCGAAATGGTGTCCGTGTTAGTACAGAGGCAGCAACATGAGACCGCCAGGCGCAAGGAGCGCCTTCGCGCCGCCCAccaggcagcggcggcgctctccaTCCAGCAGGCTCGCGCCTATCAGAAGCAGAAGCGGCAACAGGAGGCGTGCGTTCGCGAGGACGCCCGTCAGCTGTGGTTGCAATCGAACGCGCGCGACTTGGCGGCCATCGACAGACTCGTTGCGCGCGCCACTACCGAGCAGGGCgaagcagaggaggcggctgGGCACTACGAGGCCAATCTGCAGGCGGAGGcgtgcgaggaggcggccgcgtggcaggcggagcggcagttGGAGGAAgcacggcaccgcctcgccgttGCCTACACCCGAACACAGACGCATGAGCGGACGAAGCCGGCACGCCAAGCCGAGCAGCGTCGTACAGCCGTGCGTGTGACGGAGAAggtgagggcggcgcgggtggcggctgcggcaccggcggcccTTTCTCTGTCGAGCGTTCTAGGCAGCTTGCAGGGCGCGCCAGTGGCCACGCACGTACCGCGCGCCAGCGTCCCCGTGCCGCGACCAAGTCTCGAGCCCCTGCGTAACGTTGCTGGGTCAACCGCTGGAGCAGCCCTTGCCGATGCCCCGCCTGCTGCACAGTCGCCCCTGCGCCGTTGGCGCATATCCCACGTCGCCCCGCACGTGCATGTCACCTTGCACGGTGACCCGACGCATCGCGTCACCGCTCGTGAAGAGAACGAGATAAGCGCTCTGGCGGCCGCGGATGATGCAGTCCCTGCTTCTGCAGACGCCTATGCAGCAGAATGTGCAGCTgtccagcagcagagggACGAGGTACTGAAAGTCGGCCGAGAGCGTGCAGCGCAGAGGGCTGCGTCTCTCTTGCGCCACCAGCGTgcgaaggagctgcaggaagaggaggagcagcagacaCAGCGGGAGCGGCTTGCTGCGGTCAAGGAACGCTACCGTCACCCACACGAAGAAGGCGCCCCAAGTGGCGGCAAGAaagccgcggcgccggaAGTCGGCACACACCCTGCCACAGCCACaaccggcagcagcagcggcagtaaCGGCAGTCCGAATCACCAACACCGACGTCCTCAACGGCAGCGTACGCCTCAGCGGCTTGCCTGCCATCAGCAAGCATACATAAAGGGCGAAGAAGAATTCCGCGCGGCGTTCGTGGAGGCGCCACCCCTCGTGGTGCGCCTGGATGAAGagccgccgcgtcgtgcACCGCTAAGCGAGCTCTTGAGACCCGTGAAGGTGGCGGAACTGCTGTACAGCATTGCAAACTCTGTCCCAGTAGATCCCACTCCAGTCacaccggcgccgcatcATGGatccggcgccgccgcagccggtTCACCGTCTTTTCCGATGACAGGCGAGGTGCTGCCATCCGCGCAACCCTCCGCCagagcgcgcgtgctgccATCAGTGCCTCTCCGCATGCTGCCCCTCGATgagcgaagcagcgctgctcgcgcgAAAGCTGAGTCGGCACCAGAGGACAGGGCTGCTGCGACAACACCTctgagcagcggcgaggagggctgctcgttgccgccgccgccacctgcgccgaGAGGCTCCAGCGGCGCGCCACGCGCTTCTCTTCGCGCGTCTGCAGAGGCGTCGaccgcaccgtcgccgatGCGGCTCGATGTTCCAGTGAGCCGTACATCGCGCGCgcggacgccgtcgccagaGAAGGCTGCGACTGTAGAGGAGcttgtcgctctctctcctctcaccCCGGCTCCCCCTGCGGCGGGCACATGCGTGCCCGAGTCAccgtctccgccgccaccgtgcgcTGGGGGGGCTTTGAGAGAGCTTGCTCAAACAGCTGCTAACATGGGTGCTTCAGATGTGACGATGGCTTATCGGCAGCAGCCCTTGACAGCGCCAGGGGGGAGACGGGCCACTTCCGCCCACGAGAATGCGCCAGCATCGCCATCTGCGCTATCCTCGATGATGGAGCGCACACCggctcaccaccgccaccgtcgcagcgccacgccgccgtcgtcgctgtcctcctccactaccaccaccactgagACTGCCGAGCCGCCGAGCGGCTCCTCTTCCCCGGCCTCCGTggaaggcagcagcagcagcggtaccgacgcctcctcctcttcatatgacagcgccagcaccagtGGATCGTCACGCCACCCGATGCCGGTGATGACGGCGGAACAGCTAAAGCTGGCACTCCTGcgtctgcgcagccgcatcaGGTCAGCACAGATGTAGCGTTGAGGGGACGGGGAGAACGCGCGAGGGGAACACTGGTGGCGCGTGCTCGCCATGGGCTCCTCCCTTTCGAAGCCTTCAGAGATTGCCTCGCTGTCATGAAAGgcacacacgggcacacacacgcagagttGCTTCTTCAGGCGCTGTGGGTCTCTTTGTTCTGCGCCTTCCCGCCGTGCGCAGGCGCGTCGCGTTGTTCGTATTTCCATCGTCTCTCATGCTCGATGCATGCGTATTAGATTTAGAAGGGCGCAGAGACACTGCCAGACATACATGCTTACAGACGTGCAGGCATAGACATGAGCCGCCCGCtatctccccccccctctcctccgcttcgCCTACTGCCTGCCGTGATCTGTGGGAGAGTCGCTGAGCggatgggggtgggggggcgggcgggaCCGTCGACTGTCGCACCAGGAGAAACAAAACAGCAGTTGTACAAGGTTAGACGTCGGGAGAATGCCTTCCCATTCACGCACTCACATGACGGTGTacgaagggggaggaagcAGCAACAAGAGGCTTCGAGGATGTCCTCTGCCCACTGGGCAagggcgcagcggccgtcGGCTCAGAGagccatctcctcctcccctcaccgTTATCTCTTTCACGCCCCTCCCTGCAGAGTGCACATTCTGCACACCGTGTCACACTCACACGTAACGGTGCGTCTTCCCGCCAATGACTAGACGTTGCGGGTGCCCTGCTCTGCCgacctctcccctctccttaCCCGTCCTCACTTCTCATCGCGCGCTCGTGCGGCATCGCCCCGCTAACGTCCGCTAGTCCACCCTTTCGCAATCCGTTCGCCGCCGATACGCTGCGCCACACACATCTTGGCACGCTCACCCCCGCATCTAAGCGCAGAGAGACACCGTTTACCACAAGGTTACAGGACAGGTCTTTGGGAGCGCGGCGGTTCTGGCGGCAAACAGCCATCTCTGTGTGCGCTCGTGTCTTCATCTGATAGCGCTCCCTCCCTAACGGACAGCTTCGCGCCCCTCTCTGCTGTGTGCCGGCTATTcgttcctctttctctctacTCACTTCTTTGTGTTCTCCTCTTGCCCACATTGCGCTACCCTCTCCACGTAATCACTACGCagaccctccccctcccctcttcccccgcTTCGGATCACACACGCTGGCACCCTGCGAacccttctctcctccaccccgtcgtcttcgtcttcttcggGGTGAGAGGCGCGCCTTCGtgtccccctctctctcccgtgtGTTTTTCCAGTGATTCCGCTGGCCGTGGATGCGCGCGcatccctctcgctcgcttccCTTGTCCCTCCCACCCTGCTCCTTAACGTCTTACGATTGatcgcctcgtcgtcgtcgtcgtcgtccttgcgtgtgcgttgctCAAGGTCCGCAGGTCATCGCTTCGGCCAGCGTCATGCGTGCTGCGAGTTGCAtggcgcaccgctgcatcggcgcggctgccggtgCCGTCACTGTCGCCCGCGCGCCTGGCTGGCCCTACacggcgtcgcagcggcacttCTTTGCGACGGCGTGCGCACTGCTCGGCCGCAGCATCCCGTACAAGCTGGCCGACATCGGCGAAGGGATAACAgaggtgcaggtgctggGCGTCCGCGTGAAGGCCGGCGACACCATCAACGAGTTCGACCCCATCTGCGAGGTGCAAAGCGACAAGGCCACCGTCGACATCACGTCCCGCTACACGGGCGTTGTGAAGGCGGTGTACCTGCAGCCTGGCGCGACCGCCAAGGTGGGCTCGGTCATGCTCGACATCGTGCCAGagggcgccgacgacgcgccagaggccgcctcgccgtcccGCGGCGCGCCATCGCCTTCGTCGGCGTCGCATTCTGCTTTGCAGGCAGCCTACTCCGCGCCACAGCCATCATCGGTCCCCTCGGCGGGTAAGGTGCTTGCGACACCGGCAACGCGGTACCTGGCGCGGGAACACAAGCTGGACCTCGCACATGTGCCGGCCACCGGCAAGGGCGGACGAGTAACAAAGGAGGACGTGCTTCAATTCATGGATGCGAGCAtgtctgcagcagcggcgccatcgacCCCATCTACGGCGTCGGTTGCCGCAACTGCGCCACCTGGCACCGTCGTGTCTGGACTTCAGACGGAGGCGGGTGACACCGTCATGCCCATCACcggcgtgcgccgcggcatGGTCAAGACGATGAGCCAGGCTGCGTCGATCCCCACCTTCACCTTCAGCGAGGAGTGCGAGCTCACCCGGCTCATGGCGGTGCGCGGGTCGCTGAAGGATATGGTGAAGGACCGCAGCAAAGGCAAGGCAAAGCTGTCCTTCATGCCTTTCTTTCTCAAGGCGGCGTCTatcgcgctgcagcatcaCCCGGACATCAACGCTCACTGCCCGGCGGACTGCTCGGCGTTGGTGCGCAAGGCGGCACACAACATCGGCTTCGCTATGGACACGCCGAACGGGCTCATCGTGCCGGTTGTTAAACATGTGGAGCGCAAGTCAATCCTCGACATCGCCAACGACATGCAGGTTCTCATTGAGCGCGGCAAGAGCAACAAGCTGACGACACAGGACATGACAGGTGGTACCTTCACGCTGAGCAACATTGGCGTGATTGGGGCAACGGTGACAGCGCCCGTGCTGCTCCCGCCTCAGGTCGCCATCGGGGCCATTGGCCGCTTACAAAAGCTGCCGCGCTTCGACGCGAACGGTAGCTTGTACGCTGCGAATCTCATCTGCGTTTCCTTCACAGCCGACCATCGCGTGATCGACGGCGCGAGCATGGTTCGATTCGCGAACACCTACaagcggctgctggagcatCCCGAGAACATGCTGGTGGATCTGCGGTAATCTGGTCAACGGAGAGGGAtagagggagggtggagtacagacggagggagggagtgtgtgtgcggaagGGGGGGCAGTCGATACGGATTCACTGATGGGCCTCCCGCTTCTTTCCCACATCTTCTGTTCCTTCTGGGGCAGGGATTCACTCACGGCCGCTCGCTgatgcacgcgcgcctctctttctcgggacgtgtgcgtgtgccgtcgATGTACGCATCTGCGTTGTGTCTGTTTTGCctgtttgtttgttttttccTTGGGATGGCGCCGGCGTCCCTCCAcgtctcccccctcctccttccctccctttcccctcccccttacGTACGGGCTGCGGACGCGTCGGTGCacgggtgcgtgcgtgcgcccaCTCGGATagcgtgcacgcacatgccagcgttttctttttcccttttcttatgcgcgcgtgtgcgtgcgtgtgtgtgtctgtgtgcttgGGTGCTGCCTCTATGCATATCCAATGCGCGGCGCAGACACCGCCGAGGTTGCCCCTCCTCCGGCCTCGCTCTCTTgacgcctccctcccctctcttcgcaCCCGATCCTCTGTATGAGCGTGTCGCCACGGCGTGTCTCTCAGTGCATGCGTCGGTCCGCGTAGAAGCTCGCTGCTAGGCACGGATGTGACGCTCCCTAGCTCTCCTTCACGTCTTCCGCcgcccaccctcctctcgtGTTCGTGCTTCCTTCTTCGCAATGGACGTCTGTGCCTTTGTCTCTCTCGAGCACGCGCTTGTTCTGTGAGCGgtgaggggagagagacgccgaCGTGGAGGTGGCGGATGGTCGGGGGAGGTTGTAGGAAGACGAGAGAAtggggtgctgctgtcgttgATGTACGTGTGAGTGCACCACCGATGCAACACAGCTGCGATGTGAGCAGAACAAGTGAAAACGAACGAAAACGAAACTTCAAAGTCACCGCACAGGAACagagcacacacgcccacacgcaccCTCGCGGCGGCCCGTTGGAGTGCAACGCCCCACACAGAAAAAGAGCGGCCGACACGCCGGG encodes:
- a CDS encoding putative dihydrolipoamide branched chain transacylase; amino-acid sequence: MRAASCMAHRCIGAAAGAVTVARAPGWPYTASQRHFFATACALLGRSIPYKLADIGEGITEVQVLGVRVKAGDTINEFDPICEVQSDKATVDITSRYTGVVKAVYLQPGATAKVGSVMLDIVPEGADDAPEAASPSRGAPSPSSASHSALQAAYSAPQPSSVPSAGKVLATPATRYLAREHKLDLAHVPATGKGGRVTKEDVLQFMDASMSAAAAPSTPSTASVAATAPPGTVVSGLQTEAGDTVMPITGVRRGMVKTMSQAASIPTFTFSEECELTRLMAVRGSLKDMVKDRSKGKAKLSFMPFFLKAASIALQHHPDINAHCPADCSALVRKAAHNIGFAMDTPNGLIVPVVKHVERKSILDIANDMQVLIERGKSNKLTTQDMTGGTFTLSNIGVIGATVTAPVLLPPQVAIGAIGRLQKLPRFDANGSLYAANLICVSFTADHRVIDGASMVRFANTYKRLLEHPENMLVDLR